A DNA window from Streptomyces sp. CA-278952 contains the following coding sequences:
- a CDS encoding adenylosuccinate synthase: protein MPALVLLGAQWGDEGKGKATDLLGGSVDYVVRYQGGNNAGHTVVVGDQKYALHLLPSGILSPGCTPVIGNGVVVDPAVLLSELSGLNERGVDTSKLLISGNAHLITPYNVTLDKVTERFLGKRKIGTTGRGIGPTYADKINRVGIRVQDLYDESILVQKVEAALEQKNQLLAKVFNRRAIEAGKVVEDMLQYAEQIKPFVADTTLILNDAIDEGKVVLFEGGQGTLLDVDHGTYPFVTSSNPTAGGACTGAGVGPTKISRVIGILKAYTTRVGAGPFPTELHDEDGEALRRIGGERGVTTGRDRRCGWFDAPIARYATRVNGLTDFFLTKLDVLTGWEQIPVCVAYEIDGKRVEELPYNQTDFHHAKPIYENLPGWSEDITKAKTFDDLPKNAQDYVKALEEMSGAPISAIGVGPGRTETIEINSFL from the coding sequence GTGCCCGCACTTGTGCTGCTCGGTGCTCAGTGGGGTGACGAGGGCAAGGGGAAGGCCACCGACCTCCTCGGTGGATCCGTGGACTATGTCGTGCGATACCAAGGCGGTAACAACGCCGGTCACACGGTCGTCGTGGGCGACCAGAAGTACGCACTGCATCTCCTCCCCTCCGGAATCCTGTCGCCGGGGTGTACCCCGGTCATCGGGAACGGTGTCGTGGTCGACCCGGCGGTCCTGCTCTCCGAGCTGAGCGGTCTGAACGAGCGAGGCGTCGACACGTCCAAGCTTCTGATCAGCGGCAACGCTCATTTGATCACTCCGTACAACGTCACGCTCGACAAGGTGACCGAGCGCTTCCTGGGGAAGCGCAAGATCGGCACGACGGGCCGGGGTATCGGTCCGACGTACGCCGACAAGATCAACCGGGTGGGGATCCGCGTCCAGGACCTCTACGACGAGTCGATCCTGGTGCAGAAGGTGGAGGCGGCCCTGGAGCAGAAGAACCAGCTCCTGGCCAAGGTCTTCAACCGCCGGGCCATCGAGGCCGGCAAGGTCGTCGAGGACATGCTCCAGTACGCGGAGCAGATCAAGCCGTTCGTCGCCGACACGACCCTGATCCTGAACGATGCCATCGACGAGGGCAAGGTCGTCCTCTTCGAGGGCGGCCAGGGCACCCTGCTCGACGTCGACCACGGCACGTATCCCTTCGTCACCTCGTCGAACCCGACCGCGGGCGGCGCCTGCACCGGCGCCGGCGTGGGCCCGACGAAGATCAGCCGGGTCATCGGCATCCTCAAGGCCTATACGACGCGGGTCGGGGCCGGTCCGTTCCCGACGGAGCTGCACGACGAGGACGGCGAGGCGCTGCGGCGCATCGGCGGCGAGCGCGGTGTCACCACCGGCCGTGACCGCCGCTGTGGTTGGTTCGACGCCCCGATCGCGCGGTACGCGACCCGGGTCAACGGCCTGACCGACTTCTTCCTCACCAAGCTGGACGTCCTCACCGGCTGGGAGCAGATCCCGGTCTGCGTGGCGTACGAGATCGACGGCAAGCGCGTCGAGGAACTCCCGTACAACCAGACCGACTTCCACCACGCGAAGCCGATCTACGAGAACCTGCCGGGTTGGTCCGAGGACATCACCAAGGCCAAGACCTTCGACGACCTGCCGAAGAACGCGCAGGATTACGTGAAGGCCCTGGAGGAGATGTCGGGCGCACCGATCTCCGCGATCGGCGTCGGCCCCGGCCGGACCGAGACCATCGAGATCAACTCGTTCCTGTAG
- a CDS encoding diacylglycerol kinase: protein MSAAEPPGDGDDQLLVVIDPVARRTDGESVRIAKDVLSAGSHAKICLPDTPEEFARALSRRGSRRPVVVGDDHALLRAVAQLHRERELADGVLSLIPVGAAHALEVAHALGVPRGAVAAARTALDGAVRRLDLLVDDSDGVVLGRLRIPAPAPPSGPGGPHTGVTAVWDTCRSLMTSLVRPAPVAANTHPGTHRLRVEADGVLLSDLDTPVRGVQVTSQGDGGQADVVVRTASGEDVTAEAKAVTVSGADFRYRADIQTGGPVRTRTWTVRAGAWGLMLPGPASAVGSAGARW from the coding sequence GTGTCGGCTGCAGAGCCCCCCGGCGACGGCGACGACCAGCTTCTGGTGGTCATCGACCCGGTCGCCCGCCGGACCGACGGCGAGTCCGTCCGTATCGCCAAGGACGTGCTGAGCGCCGGCTCGCACGCCAAGATCTGCCTTCCGGACACCCCCGAGGAGTTCGCGCGGGCCCTGTCCCGGCGGGGTTCGCGCAGGCCCGTGGTGGTCGGCGACGATCACGCGCTGCTGCGCGCGGTGGCCCAGCTCCACCGCGAACGGGAGCTGGCCGACGGCGTCCTCTCCCTGATCCCCGTCGGCGCGGCGCACGCCCTGGAGGTGGCCCACGCCCTCGGCGTCCCCCGGGGCGCCGTGGCGGCCGCCCGGACTGCGCTGGACGGCGCGGTGCGACGTCTGGACCTCCTGGTCGACGACAGCGACGGCGTCGTCCTCGGCCGCCTCCGCATCCCCGCCCCGGCCCCGCCGTCCGGCCCGGGGGGCCCGCACACGGGCGTCACGGCCGTCTGGGACACCTGCCGCTCGCTGATGACGTCCCTGGTCCGCCCGGCCCCGGTCGCCGCCAACACGCACCCGGGCACGCACCGGCTGCGCGTCGAGGCGGACGGGGTGCTGCTGAGCGACCTGGACACCCCTGTCCGGGGCGTCCAGGTGACCTCCCAGGGCGACGGGGGCCAGGCCGACGTCGTCGTCCGCACCGCCTCGGGCGAGGACGTCACGGCGGAGGCCAAGGCCGTCACGGTCTCCGGCGCGGATTTCCGCTACCGGGCGGACATACAGACCGGGGGGCCGGTACGCACCCGGACCTGGACGGTCCGGGCGGGCGCCTGGGGGCTGATGCTGCCGGGCCCGGCGAGCGCGGTCGGATCAGCGGGCGCACGCTGGTAG
- a CDS encoding DUF1876 domain-containing protein, producing MTRIAVGWHIDLAFEEDTHRTRAAALVRLSDGTEVRAHGYASRHPSDADQQRVGEEIAGARALNELAMRLLTKAHDEIDEASGRSSYPLT from the coding sequence ATGACCAGGATCGCTGTCGGATGGCACATCGACCTCGCCTTCGAGGAGGACACCCACCGCACCCGCGCGGCGGCGCTCGTCCGCCTCTCCGACGGAACAGAGGTACGCGCCCACGGCTACGCCAGCCGCCATCCGTCGGACGCCGACCAGCAGAGGGTCGGCGAGGAGATCGCGGGGGCCAGGGCGCTGAACGAACTGGCGATGAGACTGCTGACCAAAGCGCACGACGAGATCGACGAGGCGTCGGGCAGGTCGTCGTACCCCCTGACGTAG
- a CDS encoding cytochrome P450, whose product MHVSFDPWSPAFVADPYPAYTALRAAGRAHWFEPTGQWLIPHHSDVSALLRDRRLGRTYLHRFSHEEFGRTPPPAAHEPFTTLNGQGLLDLEAPDHPRIRRLISKAFTPRTVENLAPTVRRLAAELVDAFVAEGGGDLLAEVAEPLPVAVIAEMLGVPEADRGLLRPWSAAICRMFELNPSEGTAEAAVRASVDFSAYLRGLIAERRTNPGEDLVSALIAAHDEGERLTEQEMISTCVLLLNAGHEATVNTTVNGWRTLFHHPEQLAALRADPALLPTAVEELLRYDTPLQMFERWVLDDIEIDGQVIGRGAEVALLFGSANRDPERFARPDTLDLSREDNPHITFGAGIHFCLGAPLARLELAASFGELLRKAPALRMTAEPEWQPGYVIRGLKELRAEV is encoded by the coding sequence ATGCACGTGTCCTTCGATCCCTGGTCGCCCGCGTTCGTCGCCGATCCCTACCCCGCCTACACCGCGCTGCGCGCCGCCGGCCGGGCGCACTGGTTCGAGCCGACGGGGCAGTGGCTGATCCCGCACCACTCCGACGTGTCGGCTCTGCTGCGCGACCGCCGCCTCGGCCGGACGTATCTGCACCGCTTCAGCCACGAGGAGTTCGGCCGGACCCCACCGCCCGCAGCGCACGAGCCGTTCACCACGCTCAACGGGCAGGGCCTCCTCGATCTGGAGGCCCCCGACCATCCCCGGATCCGGCGCCTGATCTCCAAGGCGTTCACCCCGCGTACGGTCGAGAACCTCGCCCCGACCGTCCGGCGGCTGGCGGCCGAGCTGGTCGACGCCTTCGTGGCCGAGGGCGGCGGGGATCTTCTCGCGGAGGTCGCGGAGCCGCTGCCGGTCGCCGTGATCGCGGAGATGCTGGGCGTTCCGGAGGCGGACCGGGGCCTGCTGCGGCCCTGGTCGGCGGCGATCTGCAGGATGTTCGAGCTGAACCCGTCGGAGGGGACGGCCGAGGCCGCCGTCCGGGCCTCCGTCGACTTCTCCGCGTATCTGCGCGGGCTCATCGCCGAGCGGCGCACCAACCCCGGCGAGGACCTGGTCTCGGCGCTCATCGCCGCCCACGACGAGGGCGAGCGGCTGACCGAGCAGGAGATGATCTCGACCTGTGTGCTCCTGCTGAACGCGGGCCACGAGGCGACGGTGAACACCACCGTCAACGGCTGGCGCACCCTCTTCCACCACCCGGAGCAGCTGGCCGCCCTGCGCGCCGACCCCGCGCTGCTGCCCACCGCTGTCGAGGAACTGCTGCGCTACGACACCCCGTTGCAGATGTTCGAGCGGTGGGTGCTCGACGACATCGAGATCGACGGCCAGGTGATCGGGCGGGGCGCGGAGGTGGCGCTGCTGTTCGGCTCGGCCAACCGGGACCCCGAGCGGTTCGCGCGCCCGGACACGCTGGACCTGTCCCGGGAGGACAACCCGCACATCACCTTCGGCGCGGGCATCCACTTCTGCCTGGGCGCCCCGCTGGCCCGGCTGGAGCTGGCCGCCTCCTTCGGGGAGCTGCTCCGCAAGGCGCCGGCGCTGCGGATGACGGCCGAGCCCGAGTGGCAGCCGGGGTATGTGATCCGGGGGCTGAAGGAGCTGCGGGCGGAGGTGTAG
- a CDS encoding response regulator — protein MSGTDIRVLIVDDQMMVREGFSVLLNAMPGITVVGEAVDGRQALAQVAALRPDVVLMDIRMPEMNGIEATREIVARDADAKVLVLTTFDLDEYVYQALRAGASGFLLKDASARQLADGVRVVASGEALLAPTVTRRLITEFSKLAETPRPPALARIGDLTERETEVLVLIAQGLSNAEIASHLIVAESTIKTHVSRILVKLGLRDRTQAAVFAYEARLVTPG, from the coding sequence ATGAGCGGCACCGACATCCGGGTCCTGATCGTCGACGACCAGATGATGGTCCGCGAGGGCTTCTCGGTCCTGCTCAACGCGATGCCGGGGATCACCGTCGTGGGCGAGGCGGTCGACGGGCGTCAGGCCCTCGCCCAGGTCGCCGCCCTCCGCCCGGACGTGGTCCTCATGGACATCCGCATGCCGGAGATGAACGGCATCGAGGCGACCCGCGAAATCGTCGCGCGGGACGCCGACGCGAAGGTGCTGGTGCTGACGACCTTCGACCTCGACGAATACGTCTACCAGGCGCTGCGGGCCGGGGCCTCGGGCTTCCTCCTCAAGGACGCGTCCGCCCGGCAGCTCGCCGACGGGGTACGGGTGGTGGCCTCGGGCGAGGCGCTGCTCGCCCCGACGGTGACCCGGCGGCTGATCACCGAGTTCTCCAAGCTCGCCGAGACCCCGCGCCCGCCCGCCCTGGCCCGGATCGGCGATCTCACCGAACGCGAGACGGAGGTGCTCGTCCTGATCGCGCAGGGGCTCTCCAACGCGGAGATCGCCTCGCATCTGATCGTCGCCGAGTCCACGATCAAGACGCACGTCAGCCGCATCCTGGTGAAGCTGGGGCTGCGGGACCGGACCCAGGCGGCGGTGTTCGCCTACGAGGCGCGGCTGGTGACGCCCGGGTAG
- a CDS encoding sensor histidine kinase, protein MTETQTKTSGPEFRAAAGAIDGLRNDLMRDVLAYRPLPPLNPDGRLIRRLPEGLRKATVWTPHALVLFAAFLVMMAGFAEWNHRFLMGVVPAIPVAMTLIRPVAAFWASMLATVFCGILGSELWGPSTFAAQVVVLVVVAARTRPRTAALMWLLTLLFGVLVEGGDPSITAPLVTLSAFALLVVAVVQIRRDAEREVTVQRTVTAVERDRRTLLEERTTIARELHDVVAHHMSVVAIQAEAAPYRVENPPPELEQAFVTIRENAVAALTELRRVLGVVRAEDYEAPDAPQPTLAALDGLLDNVRETGLETEKVITGAVRELPQGVELSAYRIVQEALSNSLRHAPGASARVELGYVLGGLGLRVVNGPPRGLVKPSPGAGHGITGMRERVAMLNGEMTAGATEDGGYEISVFLPVPLSDGPEPRETAGGTADATGATGATGATGDADTVVVERGGGA, encoded by the coding sequence GTGACCGAGACCCAGACGAAGACCAGTGGCCCGGAGTTCCGGGCGGCCGCAGGGGCCATCGACGGCCTGCGGAACGACCTGATGCGTGATGTACTCGCCTACCGGCCGCTGCCGCCGCTGAACCCCGACGGCCGGCTGATACGGCGGCTGCCCGAGGGCCTGCGGAAGGCCACCGTCTGGACCCCGCACGCGCTGGTGCTGTTCGCCGCCTTCCTCGTGATGATGGCCGGGTTCGCCGAGTGGAACCACCGCTTCCTGATGGGCGTGGTGCCCGCGATCCCGGTCGCGATGACCCTCATCAGGCCGGTCGCCGCCTTCTGGGCCTCGATGCTGGCGACCGTCTTCTGCGGGATCCTGGGCAGCGAGCTGTGGGGGCCGAGCACCTTCGCGGCGCAGGTGGTGGTCCTGGTGGTCGTGGCCGCCCGGACCCGGCCCCGTACGGCCGCCTTGATGTGGCTGCTGACCCTGTTGTTCGGGGTGCTGGTGGAGGGCGGCGACCCGTCGATCACCGCGCCCCTGGTGACGCTGTCCGCCTTCGCGCTGCTCGTCGTCGCCGTGGTCCAGATCCGGCGCGACGCCGAGCGCGAGGTCACCGTGCAGCGCACCGTCACCGCCGTCGAGCGCGACCGGCGCACCCTGCTGGAGGAGCGCACCACCATCGCCCGGGAGCTGCACGACGTGGTGGCCCACCACATGTCGGTCGTCGCGATCCAGGCCGAGGCCGCCCCCTACCGGGTCGAGAACCCGCCGCCCGAGCTGGAGCAGGCCTTCGTCACCATCCGGGAGAACGCGGTGGCCGCCCTCACCGAGCTGCGCCGCGTCCTCGGGGTCGTCCGGGCGGAGGACTACGAGGCCCCCGACGCCCCGCAGCCCACCCTCGCCGCGCTCGACGGGCTCCTGGACAACGTCCGCGAGACGGGCCTGGAGACGGAGAAGGTGATCACCGGGGCCGTCCGCGAGCTGCCGCAGGGCGTCGAGCTGTCGGCGTACCGGATCGTCCAGGAGGCCCTGAGCAACAGCCTGCGGCATGCCCCGGGAGCCTCGGCCCGGGTCGAGCTCGGCTATGTCCTCGGCGGGCTCGGGCTGCGGGTGGTCAACGGGCCCCCGCGCGGTCTGGTCAAGCCCTCGCCGGGGGCCGGGCACGGGATCACCGGGATGCGGGAGCGGGTCGCGATGCTGAACGGCGAGATGACGGCCGGGGCGACGGAGGACGGCGGATACGAGATCTCCGTGTTCCTCCCCGTCCCGCTGTCGGACGGGCCGGAGCCACGGGAGACGGCCGGCGGCACGGCGGACGCGACGGGCGCGACGGGCGCGACGGGCGCGACGGGCGACGCGGACACGGTCGTCGTCGAACGGGGTGGCGGCGCATGA
- a CDS encoding NAD(P)H-binding protein: protein MTILVTGATGTVGRRVVEQLLERGEHVRALTRDPAQAEFPDGVDVVAGDLTDPASLGPALDGVSGLHLITFGGELFVPLETGEEILALARKAGVRRVTVLHGGGETPMEAAVRASDFAWAVVMPVEFMANALEWAPGIRSEGVVREPFVGRLSAMVHEADIGAVAAAALTEDGHGGRQYLITGPQALTVGDKTAAVAAARGADVELVELTEEQALETWRNQGMPEDVIAFLIDVYRDTPPEGRTVTDTVEKVTGRPARTFAQWAEEHADHFRAGV from the coding sequence ATGACGATCCTGGTGACCGGAGCCACGGGAACGGTCGGACGCCGCGTGGTCGAGCAGCTGCTGGAGCGCGGCGAGCACGTCCGGGCCCTGACCCGCGACCCGGCGCAGGCGGAGTTCCCGGACGGGGTCGACGTCGTCGCCGGCGACCTCACGGACCCGGCGTCGCTGGGTCCCGCGCTGGACGGGGTGAGCGGGCTGCACCTCATCACCTTCGGCGGCGAGCTCTTCGTCCCGCTGGAGACCGGTGAGGAGATCCTCGCCCTGGCCCGGAAGGCCGGCGTGCGCCGGGTGACCGTGCTGCACGGCGGCGGCGAGACCCCGATGGAGGCGGCGGTGCGGGCGAGCGACTTCGCCTGGGCCGTCGTGATGCCGGTGGAGTTCATGGCGAACGCCCTGGAGTGGGCGCCCGGCATCAGGAGCGAGGGCGTGGTGCGCGAGCCCTTCGTCGGCCGGCTGAGCGCGATGGTCCACGAGGCGGACATCGGGGCGGTGGCGGCGGCGGCCCTCACGGAGGACGGCCACGGCGGCCGGCAGTACCTGATCACCGGCCCGCAGGCGCTGACCGTCGGCGACAAGACGGCGGCCGTCGCGGCGGCGCGGGGCGCGGACGTGGAGCTGGTCGAGCTGACCGAGGAGCAGGCGCTGGAGACCTGGCGGAACCAGGGCATGCCGGAGGACGTGATCGCGTTCCTCATCGACGTCTACCGGGACACCCCGCCGGAGGGCCGGACGGTGACCGACACGGTGGAGAAGGTCACCGGGCGGCCGGCCCGGACCTTCGCCCAGTGGGCCGAGGAGCACGCGGACCACTTCCGCGCGGGGGTCTGA